In Macrotis lagotis isolate mMagLag1 chromosome 8, bilby.v1.9.chrom.fasta, whole genome shotgun sequence, a single genomic region encodes these proteins:
- the ZC3H7A gene encoding zinc finger CCCH domain-containing protein 7A, translated as MSNVSEDRRNRQQDIKKGLQFIQSPLPYRGTQEQYEVFLWTLIRNLFNEGNDIYQECDWNGSLSQYTEALNIADYARSEEIAISNEILEKLHINRIACYSNMGLNDKVLEDCDKVLSLNLNNCRALYRKAKALSDLGRYKEAYDAIAKCSLAVPQDECVIKLTQELAQKLGFKIRKAYVRAKFSNSIPGEVATKGSKSSIEDIELDLSEPKQETAPVISLLPPDFAPELSNELTSIPITPLTPVLPLQMEKSPLPSAILANGGKISFTLPETYLDDGDIVLGDEIDELLDSAPEADETILTASVVRGSIPTSSVTPSIPFSAPLLGSCTGYVPASSFSEMYPQPLTSSLEEFCSSLNTFSMSDSKRDLPTSTAREGALLNNNNSSILLMNGPTSLFASESFLGISSQPRNDFGNVFSSGSPKVSSSVAGRNPLEGSHELRQACQLCFLKSGPKLMDYTYLPTLDHKCKKDILIGRIKNVEDKSWKKIRPRPTKTNYEGPYYICKDVAAEEECRYPGHCTFAYCQEEIDVWTLERKGAFSREALFGGSGKINFTVFKLLQEHHGEFIFLCEKCFDHKPRIISRRNKDISSSCSHPVTKHEFEDNKCLVHILRETSVKYSKIRAFHSQCQLDLCRHEVRYGCLREDECYYAHSLVELKVWIIQKETGITHDAIAQESKQYWQNIETKAHGAQVPGNQIKYGSLNLKIKFVCAQCLRNGQVIEPDKNRKYCSAKARHSWTKDRRAMRVMSNERKKWMNIRPLPTKKQMPLQFDLCNHIASGKKCQYVGNCSFAHSPEEREVWTYMKENGIQDMEQFYDIWLKSQKPEKTDDVAGQSNKENGKQIHMPTDYAEITVDFHCWLCGKNCNSEKQWQGHISSEKHKEKVFHTEDDQYCWQHRFPTGYFSICDRYMAGTCTEGNTCKFAHGNAELLEWQERRDVLKMKLSKARKDHLIAPNDNDFGKYSFLFKDLN; from the exons GTCACCTTTACCATACCGAGGAACACAGGAACAGTATGAG gtgtttttgtGGACACTTATAAGAAATCTCTTTAATGAAGGAAATGATATATATCAAGAATGTGACTGGAATGGCTCATTAAGTCAGTATACAGAAGCTTTAAATATAGCTGATTATGCACGATCTGAAGAAATTGcaatttctaatgaaatattagaaaagctGCATATAAATCGTATTGCATGCTATTCAAATATG GGATTGAATGATAAAGTTCTAGAAGACTGTGATAAAGTTTTAAGTTTAAATCTTAATAACTGTAGAGCCCTCTATCGGAAAGCTAAAGCTTTAAGTGATTTAGGAAGATATAAAGAAGCTTATGATGCAATAGCAAAATGTTCCTTGGCAGTGCCTCAg GATGAGTGTGTGATAAAATTAACTCAAGAATTAGCCCAGAAATTAGGATTTAAAATAAGGAAAGCATATGTCAGAGCAAAG ttcTCAAACTCAATTCCGGGGGAAGTAGCAACCAAG GGTTCAAAGAGCTCTATAGAAGATATAGAGTTAG ATTTGTCAGAGCCAAAGCAAGAAACTGCTCCTGTTATTTCTCTACTTCCTCCTGACTTTGCTCCTGAATTATCAAATGAATTGACTTCAATTCCTATTACACCTTTAACTCCTGTCTTACCATTACAAATGGAAAAGAGTCCTCTGCCTTCTGCCATATTGGCAAATGGGGGAAAGATTTCTTTTACTTTACCTGAAACATATTTAGATGATGGAGATATTGTCCTTGGTGATGAAATAGATGAACTACTTGATTCTGCACCCGAAGCTGATGAAACTATTTTG ACAGCTTCAGTAGTTAGAGGATCCATTCCAACATCTAGTGTAACTCCTAGTATACCCTTTTCTGCACCTTTATTAGGATCATGTACAGGGTATGTTCCTGCATCTTCCTTTTCAGAAATGTATCCACAGCCTTTGACTTCATCATTGGAAGAATTTTGTTCTTCTTTAAATACATTTTCAATGAGTGACTCCAAAAGAG atCTGCCCACATCAACTGCTAGAGAGGGAGCACTGCTTAACAACAAtaattcttccattttactt ATGAATGGACCAACTAGTTTGTTTGCTTCTGAAAGTTTCCTGGGAATTTCAAGTCAACCTAGAAAtgattttggaaatgtttttagTAGTGGGTCTCCTAAAGTATCTTCATCTGTAGCTGGAAGAAATCCACTTGAAGGATCTCATGAATTACGGCAAGCATGTCAGCTCTGTTTTCTAAAATCAG ggCCTAAATTAATGGATTATACCTACCTTCCTACTTTGGATCATAAATGTAAGAAAGACATTTTAATTGGTAGAATAAAGAATGTTGAAGATAAATCATGGAAAAAAATACGCCCGAGACCAACAAAGACAAATTATGAAGGACCTTATTATATATGCAAAG ATGTTGCTGCTGAGGAAGAGTGTAGATATCCAGGTCACTGCACTTTTGCCTATTGCCAAGAAGAGATTGATGTGTGGACACTGGAACGAAAAGGTGCATTTAGTCGAGAGGCTCTTTTTGGTGGCAGTGGAAAGATAAACTTCACAGTGTTCAAACTTCTTCAAGAACATCATGgagaatttatattcctttgtgag AAATGTTTTGATCATAAGCCCCGAATAATaagcagaagaaataaagatatttcttcttcttgttctcaCCCAGTTACAAAGCATGAATTTGAAGACAACAA GTGCCTCGTTCACATTTTACGAGAAACTTCAGTCAAGTATTCTAAAATCCGTGCTTTCCATAGTCAGTGTCAACTTGATCTCTGTCGGCATGAAGTTCGCTATGGCTGCTTAAGGGAAGATGAATGTTACTATGCACATAGCCTTGTGGAACTAAAAGTCTGGATAATACAAAAGGAAACAG GTATAACACATGATGCCATTGCTCAAGAATCTAAGCAATATTGGCAAAACATAGAAACAAAAGCACATGGAGCACAG gttcctggaaatcaaataaaatatggaTCTCTTAATCTAAAAATAAAGTTTGTATGTGCCCAGTGTTTGAGAAATGGTCAAGTCATCGAACcagataaaaacagaaaatactgTAGTGCTAAAGCAAGGCACTC GTGGACCAAAGATCGTCGAGCGATGAGAGTGATGTCTAATGAACGTAAGAAGTGGATGAACATCCGTCCTCTTCCCACAAAGAAACAAATGCCTTTACAGTTTGAT cTGTGTAACCATATTGCTTCTGGCAAGAAGTGCCAGTATGTTGGAAATTGTTCCTTTGCACATAGTCCTGAGGAGAGAGAAGTTTGGACTTACATGAAAGAGAATGGAA tacaagATATGGAGCAATTTTATGATATTTGGCTTAAGagtcaaaaacctgaaaaaactgATGATGTAGCTGGCCAGTCAaacaaagaaaatgggaaacaaatTCATATGCCAACAGATTATGCTGAAATTACT GTAGACTTTCACTGCTGGTTGtgtgggaaaaattgtaacaGTGAGAAACAGTGGCAAGGTCACATTTCTTCAGAGAAGCACAAAGAGAAAGTTTTCCACACAGAAGATGACCAGTACTGCTGGCAGCACCGTTTCCCAACGGGATATTTTAGTATTTGTGATAG ATATATGGCTGGTACTTGCACAGAAGGAAACACCTGTAAATTTGCCCATGGAAATGCTGAACTTCTTGAATGGCAAGAACGAAGAGATGTTCTAAAGATGAAGCTTAGCAAAGCAAGAAAAGACCACTTGATTGCACCAAATGATAATGACTTTGGAAAATATAGTTTTTTGTTTAAAGATTTAAACTAA